DNA from Leptospira licerasiae serovar Varillal str. VAR 010:
ACGAGTTTTTCGAATACTTTAGGGAACGGACTCCAGAAAAATTTTCCTTGAGCGAAGTATTTTTGGAAATTGAAGTCTGAGCCGAATGCCTTGCTGTTTTTCTCGAAAGTTCCTTCTATAAATACACCGCTGTTCGGATCAGGTTCGAAGTCCCGAGTATCATACACGAGAGCGACACGAACCGCGTTTACATAACCGCCATGATATCCTAAAATTTTCCCAGCTTCTGCATCTTCCGTTAGACGGGTCTTAGCGTTAGGCACCATCGCTCCGTAATCCATTCCGAGAACAGGATCGTAACCTTGCGCTTTCCTTCCATCAAAAGTCCTGATAATATTTTCGGAAGCTTTTATACCCGCAACTACACGGACCGTTCCACCGAAGAAGGATCTTTCGGTGCTCAGATTGATCATAGGAGTTTCGATGATGTATCCGTTGTACATCTTATTGGTAACAACAAATCCAGGTTGGCTCGGAACTCCGTAGTAAGTGTTTCCACCAAAAGCGACCGGATCTTGAGGACCACCAGGTCTATAATAGCTAAAATTTTTGCCTTGGTCAGCGAATGTCGCGTTTGTATAATAATCCCCGCCTGGTTGGTTACGATCATAGTAACTTAGGCCCTTTAAAGAACTCTCACCTATTCCAAAATATAGAGTGGTTGGCGTAATCGTTAGAAACGCATCCGCACGCAAACGCCATTGCGTATTTGCAATAAACGGCATATCCAAACTCAACTGATGGTATTGAGCGTTCTTGCTCGTATTAAAATACTGACCAAAAAACCTAACTCTGTAAGGAGTATAATCGAATAATGGATCTGATTTCAGGCCGTTATTGTAAGCATAAGCGCGAACACCAAAACCGACACCTTCGAGCGGATCCGAATTGATAAGAGGAAGTCCGGTAGGATACCAGCCTTCTCTTTTGACAGCCAGGTCTTTTGCACAAAGCTGTTTAGAAGAATCCATATGAAACGGTAAATTTTTACGAGCAGGAGGCTTCTCGCAGCCCGGTTCAGGGATAAAATCTTGGGCGTCTATATTGAAACTTGCTATAAAACAAACCGTTAGCACCAA
Protein-coding regions in this window:
- the omp85 gene encoding Omp85 family outer membrane protein; the protein is MRIKEIKSLVLTVCFIASFNIDAQDFIPEPGCEKPPARKNLPFHMDSSKQLCAKDLAVKREGWYPTGLPLINSDPLEGVGFGVRAYAYNNGLKSDPLFDYTPYRVRFFGQYFNTSKNAQYHQLSLDMPFIANTQWRLRADAFLTITPTTLYFGIGESSLKGLSYYDRNQPGGDYYTNATFADQGKNFSYYRPGGPQDPVAFGGNTYYGVPSQPGFVVTNKMYNGYIIETPMINLSTERSFFGGTVRVVAGIKASENIIRTFDGRKAQGYDPVLGMDYGAMVPNAKTRLTEDAEAGKILGYHGGYVNAVRVALVYDTRDFEPDPNSGVFIEGTFEKNSKAFGSDFNFQKYFAQGKFFWSPFPKVFEKLVIASRFGAGLSEGDVPFFEYRNMWGTEGLIGGLGGIRTIRGYKQDRFVGRMMGWGNLEVRWKFGSLRVGDEYFAFNLVPFMDFGRVWNDEHKAGLKDYKYSHGIGLRIAWNQATIIMIDWAKSKEDEQLFVNFSHAF